A genomic window from Streptomyces sp. NBC_00234 includes:
- a CDS encoding TetR/AcrR family transcriptional regulator translates to MARNPERRTALTDAAIEVLADEGARGLTFRAVDARAGVPVGTSSNYFASRDDLFMQAGARINSRMTPDPAMVEEALRPAPSRELVTSLMRWLVQRMTDDRTGYLAMLELRLEATRRPALRVQLTRAVRAEFDGNAEFHRNAGLPGDDDTFLVLYLAMTGVLLEHFTLPGALPDIELDALVETVVNQIVPR, encoded by the coding sequence ATGGCCAGGAATCCGGAACGCAGGACAGCGCTCACCGACGCCGCCATCGAGGTGCTGGCGGACGAAGGAGCCCGCGGACTCACCTTCCGCGCCGTGGATGCCCGGGCGGGTGTACCCGTGGGCACGTCCTCCAACTACTTCGCCAGCCGGGACGACCTGTTCATGCAGGCGGGCGCGCGTATCAACAGCCGCATGACGCCGGACCCGGCCATGGTCGAAGAGGCACTGCGCCCCGCTCCCTCACGCGAGCTGGTCACTTCCCTGATGCGATGGCTGGTCCAGCGCATGACGGACGACCGCACCGGCTACCTGGCCATGCTCGAACTGCGCCTGGAGGCCACGCGCCGGCCCGCTCTCCGCGTCCAGCTGACACGGGCGGTGCGCGCGGAGTTCGACGGGAACGCCGAATTCCACCGGAACGCGGGCCTGCCGGGCGACGACGACACGTTCCTCGTGCTCTACCTGGCCATGACCGGCGTGCTCCTGGAGCACTTCACACTGCCCGGGGCCCTGCCCGACATCGAGCTCGACGCTCTGGTGGAG
- a CDS encoding dihydrofolate reductase family protein — protein MRKLTYFIACSIDGFIGDPSGDAASMYPFVDEELLAFLKAEYPETVPAAGREALGFHDAKHQHFDTVIQGRASYQLALDTGITSPYAHLRELVASSTLKESPDAHVELVSGDLVGRIRELKAESGDLGIWLCGGSTLAGELIDEVDELVIKTYPLVYGSGMPMFGSDFSPTEFTLDDVRTFGNGVLVRTYTRKR, from the coding sequence ATGCGCAAGCTCACCTACTTCATCGCCTGCTCGATCGACGGTTTCATCGGGGACCCGAGTGGCGACGCAGCATCGATGTACCCCTTCGTCGACGAGGAGCTCCTCGCCTTCCTCAAGGCGGAGTATCCGGAGACCGTCCCGGCCGCGGGCCGGGAGGCTCTGGGGTTCCACGACGCGAAGCACCAGCACTTCGACACGGTGATCCAGGGGCGCGCCAGCTACCAGCTGGCTCTGGACACCGGCATCACCAGCCCGTACGCCCACCTCCGCGAGCTCGTCGCCTCCAGCACGCTGAAGGAATCACCGGACGCGCATGTGGAGCTGGTCTCCGGGGACCTGGTCGGGCGCATCCGGGAGCTCAAGGCGGAGAGCGGTGACCTGGGGATCTGGCTCTGCGGTGGATCCACGCTGGCGGGCGAGCTGATCGACGAGGTCGACGAGCTCGTGATCAAGACCTATCCGCTGGTGTACGGCTCCGGCATGCCGATGTTCGGCTCGGACTTCAGCCCCACCGAATTCACCCTCGACGACGTGCGTACCTTCGGCAACGGTGTGCTGGTCAGGACGTACACCCGCAAGCGCTGA
- a CDS encoding serine hydrolase domain-containing protein — protein MTSPNEELLPNTRRALLHRIATAQSEGRTPSFVAAVQREGRTVWDGARSCVEGHAPDTDTQFRIGSLTKTFTAVLVLRLRDEGLLDLDDALEKHLPGTGVGDVTVFQLLGHSAGLAAESPAPWWERTPGTVRPGLADVLGDQPQTQPAGRGHHYSNPGYTLLGALVEAVRGASWEEVLRREILEPLGMHRTSAQPVAPHAGGWAVHPWADVMLPEPTEDLGLMAPAGQLWSTAADLLRFAAFLAEGDERVLGEASVREMRVPAALPPAGEWDGAYGLGLQVVRRDGRTLVGHTGSLPGFLAALWFCVEDGLAAVALTNATSGPPTATVAADLVQIVADAEPRIPAPWRPLPEVDTELLALTGPWYWGTHAYVLKLVADRGVELLPLRNGGRSARFLARPDGTWTGLDGYYAGETLRVVRNGDGAVDHLDLGSFVFTREPYDPGTAIPGGVDAEGWRGLAP, from the coding sequence ATGACTTCCCCCAATGAAGAGTTGCTCCCGAATACGCGACGTGCCCTGCTGCACCGCATCGCGACGGCTCAGTCCGAAGGCCGTACGCCCTCGTTCGTCGCGGCGGTGCAGCGGGAGGGCCGGACCGTCTGGGACGGGGCGCGCAGCTGTGTCGAGGGCCATGCCCCCGATACGGATACGCAGTTCAGAATCGGCTCCCTCACCAAGACGTTCACCGCCGTCCTGGTGCTCCGGCTGAGGGACGAGGGTCTGTTGGATCTGGACGACGCCCTGGAGAAGCACCTTCCCGGTACGGGCGTGGGCGACGTGACCGTCTTCCAGCTTCTCGGGCACAGCGCGGGCCTGGCCGCCGAGTCGCCCGCTCCCTGGTGGGAGAGGACGCCCGGGACCGTCCGTCCCGGGCTTGCCGACGTCCTCGGCGACCAGCCGCAGACACAGCCGGCAGGCCGGGGCCATCACTACTCCAACCCCGGCTACACCCTGCTTGGCGCGCTCGTCGAAGCGGTACGAGGGGCCTCCTGGGAAGAGGTGCTGCGCCGGGAGATCCTGGAACCGCTGGGGATGCACCGTACGAGTGCGCAGCCGGTGGCGCCGCACGCAGGCGGCTGGGCCGTGCACCCCTGGGCGGACGTCATGCTTCCCGAACCGACCGAGGACCTCGGCCTGATGGCTCCGGCCGGCCAGCTCTGGTCGACGGCGGCCGACCTCCTCCGCTTCGCGGCGTTCCTGGCCGAGGGGGACGAGAGGGTCCTCGGCGAAGCGTCCGTGCGGGAGATGCGGGTGCCGGCGGCCTTGCCCCCTGCAGGAGAGTGGGACGGTGCCTACGGCCTCGGTCTGCAGGTCGTGCGCAGGGACGGCCGGACGCTCGTCGGTCACACGGGTTCGCTGCCGGGATTCCTGGCCGCGCTGTGGTTCTGCGTGGAGGACGGCCTTGCCGCCGTCGCGCTCACCAATGCCACGTCCGGGCCGCCCACGGCCACCGTTGCCGCCGATCTCGTGCAGATCGTCGCCGATGCGGAGCCCCGCATCCCGGCGCCGTGGCGTCCGCTGCCCGAAGTCGACACGGAACTACTGGCGCTGACCGGTCCCTGGTACTGGGGAACCCATGCCTACGTCCTGAAGCTGGTCGCCGACCGTGGCGTGGAGCTCCTGCCCCTGCGCAACGGTGGCCGCAGTGCCCGCTTCCTGGCCCGGCCGGACGGTACATGGACGGGCCTCGACGGGTACTACGCGGGGGAGACCCTCCGTGTCGTGCGGAACGGCGACGGCGCGGTGGACCACCTCGACCTGGGTTCCTTCGTCTTCACGCGTGAACCGTACGACCCGGGTACGGCCATCCCCGGTGGCGTGGACGCCGAGGGCTGGCGAGGACTCGCGCCCTGA
- a CDS encoding winged helix DNA-binding domain-containing protein has product MQHITDEQRRIRLGRRHRLAPSARADSVVAVADAVVALHATDAATVFLSACARLSKAGVEPVEQALYEDVSLVRLLSMRNTLFTVSRELAPWVDASNARAVAAKERRTLLKHFEEDGHGLDENWLAEAERETLTALAARGRATGSELSAAVPALRTKITVFPGKKYETVQGVASRIIRIMAAEGHIRRDRPRGSWTSSQFRWTASDPWPTRATAEAQTELAVRWLRSYGPATEADLKWWTGWSLGQARKALVAAGAEEVRLDDGTSGWVAPGDSSPEPALEPWAALLPALDPSAMGWADRGFHLPSGHRAALFDRSGNAGPTVWWNGSIVGGWAQRADGELVWRLLSDVGRDASTAIEAEASRLAEWVGESRITPRFHTPLERELTA; this is encoded by the coding sequence TTGCAGCACATCACGGACGAACAGCGCCGCATCAGACTCGGACGGCGCCATCGACTCGCCCCGTCGGCGCGTGCCGACTCCGTGGTGGCGGTGGCCGATGCCGTCGTCGCCCTGCACGCCACCGACGCCGCCACCGTCTTCCTCTCCGCGTGCGCACGGCTGTCGAAGGCCGGCGTCGAGCCAGTGGAACAGGCTCTCTACGAGGACGTCTCGCTGGTCCGACTGCTGTCCATGCGCAACACGCTCTTCACCGTGTCCAGGGAACTCGCCCCCTGGGTGGACGCGTCGAACGCACGGGCCGTGGCAGCAAAGGAACGTCGCACGCTCCTCAAGCACTTCGAGGAGGACGGCCACGGGTTGGACGAGAACTGGCTCGCCGAGGCCGAGCGAGAGACCCTCACCGCGCTGGCGGCGCGTGGCCGGGCGACCGGCAGCGAACTCTCCGCCGCGGTACCGGCCCTCCGGACGAAGATCACCGTTTTCCCCGGCAAGAAGTACGAGACGGTCCAGGGCGTCGCCTCCCGGATCATCCGCATCATGGCCGCCGAAGGACACATCCGCCGCGACAGGCCACGGGGCTCCTGGACGTCCAGTCAGTTCCGCTGGACGGCATCGGACCCATGGCCCACACGTGCCACGGCCGAGGCGCAGACCGAACTGGCCGTGCGCTGGCTCCGTTCGTACGGCCCCGCGACCGAAGCCGACCTCAAGTGGTGGACCGGCTGGAGCCTCGGCCAGGCCCGCAAGGCACTGGTGGCAGCCGGGGCCGAGGAAGTGCGGCTCGACGACGGCACAAGCGGTTGGGTCGCACCGGGCGACAGCTCCCCCGAACCCGCGCTGGAGCCCTGGGCCGCACTGCTGCCGGCTCTCGATCCGAGCGCGATGGGCTGGGCGGACCGGGGCTTCCATCTTCCGTCCGGGCATCGCGCCGCGCTGTTCGACCGATCGGGCAACGCCGGCCCCACGGTCTGGTGGAACGGCAGCATCGTCGGCGGCTGGGCCCAGCGCGCCGACGGAGAGCTCGTCTGGCGCCTGCTCTCCGACGTCGGCCGGGACGCCTCGACCGCGATCGAGGCGGAGGCGTCCCGGCTGGCGGAGTGGGTGGGCGAGAGCCGCATCACGCCGCGCTTCCACACCCCGCTGGAGCGCGAACTGACAGCCTGA
- a CDS encoding GNAT family N-acetyltransferase — protein sequence MNDLAIRPAALSDLPAVVAMLADDPLGAQRESPDDLTPYNAAFQRLADDPNQHLVVAVREERVVGTLQLSIIPGLSRRGSTRSIIEGVRIHADERSSGLGTQMIQWAVDESRRQECQLVQLTSDATRTDARRFYERLGFTASHVGFKLTL from the coding sequence ATGAACGATCTTGCGATACGCCCTGCCGCGCTCTCCGACCTTCCCGCCGTCGTGGCCATGCTGGCCGACGATCCGCTGGGCGCACAGCGTGAGTCGCCGGACGACCTCACCCCGTACAACGCCGCTTTCCAGCGGCTTGCCGATGATCCCAACCAGCACCTCGTCGTCGCGGTGCGCGAGGAACGCGTCGTCGGGACACTCCAGCTGTCGATCATCCCCGGTCTGTCCCGGCGCGGCTCGACACGCTCGATCATCGAGGGCGTCCGCATTCACGCCGACGAACGCAGCAGTGGACTCGGCACGCAGATGATCCAGTGGGCCGTGGACGAATCCCGCCGCCAGGAGTGCCAGTTGGTCCAGCTGACGTCCGACGCCACGCGCACCGACGCGCGACGCTTCTACGAGCGCCTCGGCTTCACCGCCAGCCACGTCGGGTTCAAGCTCACGCTCTGA
- a CDS encoding MarR family winged helix-turn-helix transcriptional regulator, with protein MTATDPALTALSQGWCALSLLHGKIESHIERALQAGHDLSVREYSLLDVLSRQHSGPGGHLQMKQVADAVVLSQSATTRLVTRLEDRGLLTRYLCDTDRRGIYTDVTDAGLALLAEARPTNDTALRAALDEAARNPELAPLVTAVEELKVPA; from the coding sequence ATGACAGCCACAGACCCCGCCCTGACTGCCCTCTCCCAGGGCTGGTGCGCCCTCTCCCTGCTCCACGGGAAGATCGAGTCCCATATCGAGCGCGCCCTGCAGGCGGGTCATGACCTCAGCGTCCGAGAGTATTCGCTGCTCGACGTCCTGAGCAGGCAGCACAGCGGCCCCGGTGGTCACCTCCAGATGAAGCAGGTCGCCGACGCCGTCGTACTGAGCCAGAGCGCCACCACCCGACTGGTCACCCGCCTCGAGGACCGAGGACTGCTGACCCGGTACCTCTGCGACACGGACCGCCGTGGCATCTACACCGACGTCACCGACGCCGGACTCGCCCTGCTCGCCGAGGCCCGGCCGACCAATGACACCGCGCTTCGGGCCGCACTCGACGAGGCCGCGCGTAACCCCGAGCTGGCCCCGCTGGTCACCGCTGTGGAAGAGCTGAAGGTTCCCGCATAG
- a CDS encoding GNAT family N-acetyltransferase: protein MHSPLPRPLAELPIRRLNRGDLVPCADLSEDRAWPRDEHRWGLLLSAGTGYGIDDPEGKGLAAACVLTSYGTDLAAIGVVLVAERYARQGVARRLMRFVMETAGDTPLSLSATPQGQPLYEQLGFILAGWSTRVTGHFRNDGESPGGTSVTTRPATADDLHGIIRLDTDAFGADRTHIITRLPAFSDRLLVAEDGGELVGYAALWPSGTIHTLGPLIARDTATAQALVTSLAATTDRPLSTDIDARHRELLGWLGERGLEQSFDRAIMTSRSPELPGDWTRRFAPLTVATG, encoded by the coding sequence ATGCACAGCCCACTGCCTCGCCCCCTCGCCGAACTGCCCATCCGGCGCCTCAACCGGGGAGACCTGGTCCCCTGCGCCGACCTGAGTGAGGACCGCGCGTGGCCGCGCGACGAGCACCGGTGGGGCCTGCTCCTGTCCGCGGGGACGGGCTACGGCATCGACGACCCCGAGGGCAAGGGTCTGGCCGCCGCCTGTGTGCTGACGTCGTACGGAACGGACCTGGCCGCCATCGGCGTGGTGCTCGTCGCCGAGCGGTATGCGCGGCAGGGAGTGGCCCGGCGGTTGATGCGATTCGTGATGGAGACGGCGGGGGATACTCCGCTCTCGCTGTCCGCCACCCCGCAGGGCCAGCCGCTCTACGAGCAGCTCGGCTTCATCCTGGCGGGGTGGTCCACCCGTGTCACCGGCCACTTCCGGAACGACGGCGAGTCCCCCGGTGGCACCTCGGTGACCACCCGCCCGGCCACGGCCGACGATCTCCACGGCATCATCCGCCTGGACACCGATGCGTTCGGCGCCGACCGGACCCACATCATCACGCGGCTGCCGGCCTTCTCCGACCGGCTCCTGGTCGCGGAGGACGGTGGCGAACTCGTCGGGTACGCGGCGCTCTGGCCGAGCGGGACCATCCACACCCTCGGCCCACTGATCGCCCGGGACACCGCCACGGCACAGGCCCTCGTCACCTCGCTCGCCGCGACGACGGACCGCCCTCTGAGCACCGATATCGACGCACGCCACCGCGAACTGCTCGGCTGGCTGGGCGAGCGTGGCCTGGAGCAGAGCTTCGACAGGGCGATCATGACCTCGCGCAGCCCGGAACTGCCGGGTGACTGGACCCGCCGGTTCGCTCCCCTGACCGTCGCGACGGGCTGA
- a CDS encoding DUF2269 family protein produces MKPLKRPARRSLLVAHVAVSVSWLGLTIGLLTLGLAAVLTDDTATAQAATRAMKIFGDWLVVPVALLSLLTGLVLALGTPWGLARHRWVWAKFWITLVTTALSIFSLRPGINEAAAGGVIDVDLVVGPAVATATYLFVTAVSVLKPWGLTRRGRRLRVSARSAKAVDERSLRRTA; encoded by the coding sequence GTGAAACCACTCAAACGACCCGCCCGAAGAAGTCTTCTCGTCGCGCATGTCGCCGTCTCCGTGAGCTGGCTGGGCCTCACCATCGGCCTGCTGACGCTCGGCCTCGCCGCCGTGCTCACGGACGACACCGCCACCGCCCAGGCCGCCACTCGCGCCATGAAGATCTTCGGCGACTGGCTGGTCGTGCCGGTGGCCCTCCTGTCGCTCCTCACCGGTCTGGTGCTGGCGCTCGGCACCCCGTGGGGGCTGGCCAGGCACCGCTGGGTCTGGGCGAAGTTCTGGATCACCCTGGTCACCACCGCCCTGTCGATCTTCTCGCTGCGCCCCGGGATCAACGAGGCGGCGGCGGGAGGCGTCATCGACGTCGATCTGGTGGTCGGCCCCGCGGTGGCCACCGCCACCTATCTGTTCGTCACGGCCGTCTCGGTGCTCAAGCCCTGGGGGCTGACCCGGCGGGGGCGGCGCCTGCGTGTCTCGGCCAGATCCGCTAAAGCGGTGGACGAACGATCACTGCGTCGGACAGCCTGA
- a CDS encoding NUDIX hydrolase — protein sequence MTERPVVKRTARAILLDGDDLILIKRTKPGVDPYWLTPGGGVEPEDDTVVDALHREIDEELGAKITDVVPCFVDTVEHIAGGGVKGVKVQHFFVCRLESMDLSRRHGPEIDDPCGEYEIVRVPFSRIGIAAVHLVPLSLRHYLDGNIEGVRAMHASDLG from the coding sequence ATGACCGAACGACCTGTGGTCAAGCGCACCGCACGCGCCATCCTGCTCGACGGCGACGACCTCATCCTCATCAAGCGGACCAAGCCGGGGGTGGATCCGTACTGGCTCACGCCGGGTGGCGGGGTCGAACCGGAGGACGACACCGTCGTCGACGCCCTGCACCGCGAGATCGACGAAGAACTCGGCGCCAAGATCACCGATGTCGTGCCCTGCTTCGTCGACACCGTGGAACACATCGCGGGCGGTGGAGTGAAGGGCGTCAAGGTTCAGCACTTCTTCGTCTGCCGACTGGAGTCGATGGACCTCTCACGACGGCACGGACCGGAGATCGACGATCCCTGTGGGGAGTACGAGATCGTACGGGTGCCCTTCAGCCGGATCGGAATCGCCGCGGTCCATCTCGTACCGCTGTCGCTGCGGCACTACCTGGACGGCAATATCGAGGGCGTCCGGGCGATGCACGCATCCGATCTGGGCTGA
- a CDS encoding LysR family transcriptional regulator has product MDLALLRTFVTVHRAGSFTRAAALLGLSQPAVTSQIRTLERQLGRPLFLRRARGVTPTSIGDELAHRAAPHLDALVEIAEAGLDEETGIRTLHLAGPPEFTSVRALPALTPLLSQGLALRSSFSANAEETMEGLAAGHHDLAITTARPRGGLLTSTTLCDEEHVLVAAPRWAGRLGPGTLRHGGPVVLEQLPVVEVHESLPFVSRYWAAVFDSRPAASATVITPDLRAVLECAAAGAGLAVLPRYLCERALERGEVVALLDPPVPPLRTYFLAARTGTLALPHIARAHEWLVRAAVDW; this is encoded by the coding sequence ATGGACCTGGCTCTGCTGCGCACCTTCGTCACCGTGCACCGTGCGGGGTCGTTCACCCGGGCCGCCGCCCTGCTGGGGCTGTCGCAGCCCGCCGTCACCTCACAGATACGGACTCTGGAGCGGCAGCTCGGCCGCCCCCTCTTCCTGCGCCGGGCCCGTGGTGTCACCCCGACCAGCATCGGCGACGAGCTGGCGCACCGGGCCGCTCCCCATCTGGACGCGCTCGTCGAAATCGCCGAGGCCGGGCTCGACGAGGAGACGGGGATACGCACCCTCCACCTGGCAGGGCCCCCGGAGTTCACCTCCGTACGCGCCCTGCCCGCACTCACCCCGCTGCTCTCGCAGGGGCTCGCGCTGCGCAGTTCGTTCAGCGCCAACGCCGAGGAGACGATGGAGGGGCTGGCCGCCGGCCATCACGACCTGGCCATCACGACGGCACGGCCGCGCGGCGGGCTGCTCACCTCGACGACCCTCTGCGACGAGGAGCACGTGCTGGTGGCTGCGCCGCGCTGGGCCGGCCGTCTGGGGCCCGGGACACTGCGCCACGGAGGACCGGTGGTGCTGGAACAGCTGCCGGTGGTCGAGGTCCACGAGAGCCTGCCCTTCGTCTCCCGCTACTGGGCCGCCGTCTTCGACAGCCGGCCGGCGGCGTCCGCGACCGTGATCACTCCGGATCTGCGGGCGGTCCTGGAGTGCGCGGCGGCGGGTGCCGGTCTCGCCGTGCTGCCGCGTTATCTGTGCGAGCGGGCGCTGGAACGGGGGGAGGTCGTGGCGCTGCTCGACCCTCCGGTGCCCCCGCTGCGTACGTACTTCCTCGCAGCGCGCACCGGCACACTCGCGCTGCCGCACATCGCGCGGGCTCACGAGTGGCTGGTGCGCGCTGCCGTCGACTGGTGA
- a CDS encoding cystathionine gamma-lyase, translating to MSTMGDGTRAVRAGLPEPAQYEPTLPGPVFAAHFHLSGEPVGPYTYGRETNPTWTHLERAISELEAPGEPVETTVFASGMAAVTAVLLSQTRTGDTVVLPDDGYQALPLVREQLEAYGVEVRTAPTAGDAQLAALEGAKLLWIETPSNPGLDVCDVRRLVEAAHLAGALVAVDNTLATPIGQRPLELGADFSVASDTKGMTGHGDILLGHVTCRDPQLTAGVRRWRKVVGAIPGPMEAWLAHRSLATLQLRIDRQCATALTLAETLAKRTDVSGLRYPGLPSDPSYPAAVRQMKRFGSVVSFVLADQETAERFLSGLRLVDDATSFGGVRSTAERRARWGGDAVPEGFIRFSVGAEDPEDLLADVERALDEASR from the coding sequence ATGAGCACCATGGGCGACGGGACACGGGCGGTACGGGCCGGGCTGCCCGAACCCGCGCAGTACGAACCCACTCTTCCCGGACCGGTTTTCGCCGCGCACTTCCATCTGTCCGGCGAACCGGTCGGCCCGTACACCTACGGCCGGGAGACCAACCCGACGTGGACGCATCTGGAACGGGCGATCAGCGAGCTGGAAGCGCCCGGGGAGCCGGTCGAGACGACGGTGTTCGCCTCAGGAATGGCGGCGGTCACCGCCGTACTGCTGTCGCAGACGCGCACGGGCGACACGGTGGTACTGCCGGACGACGGATACCAGGCGCTGCCGCTGGTCCGTGAGCAGCTGGAGGCGTACGGCGTCGAGGTGCGGACCGCGCCGACCGCCGGCGACGCGCAGCTGGCCGCTCTGGAAGGAGCCAAGCTGCTGTGGATCGAGACGCCGTCCAACCCCGGCCTCGACGTCTGTGACGTGCGCAGGCTCGTGGAGGCCGCGCACCTGGCGGGCGCCCTGGTCGCCGTCGACAACACACTGGCCACACCCATCGGCCAGCGCCCGCTGGAGCTGGGCGCCGACTTCTCGGTGGCCAGCGACACCAAGGGAATGACGGGGCACGGCGACATCCTGCTCGGCCACGTGACCTGCCGCGATCCTCAGCTGACGGCAGGTGTCCGGCGCTGGCGCAAGGTCGTCGGGGCGATTCCGGGGCCGATGGAGGCATGGCTCGCGCACCGTTCGCTGGCCACGCTCCAGCTGCGGATCGACCGGCAGTGCGCGACCGCGCTCACGCTCGCCGAGACGCTGGCCAAGCGCACCGATGTGAGCGGCCTGCGCTACCCCGGGCTGCCGAGCGACCCTTCGTACCCGGCCGCCGTGCGGCAGATGAAGCGCTTCGGCTCGGTGGTGTCGTTCGTACTGGCCGACCAGGAGACGGCGGAACGCTTCCTCTCCGGGCTGCGGCTGGTCGACGACGCGACGAGCTTCGGCGGCGTGCGTTCCACCGCGGAGCGCCGGGCCCGCTGGGGCGGCGACGCCGTTCCTGAGGGCTTCATCCGGTTCTCGGTCGGGGCCGAGGACCCCGAGGACCTGCTCGCCGACGTGGAACGCGCGCTCGACGAGGCATCCCGGTAA
- a CDS encoding phage holin family protein: MKNFVVKTIANAGALAVAIWLLNDITLTGDDTWNKVLTLIVVALLFGLVNFVVKPVVKLLTLPLFILTLGLITLVVNALMLMLTSWLADLFNLSFHVDGFWTAVVGGLIISVVSWALNVVLPDED, translated from the coding sequence ATGAAGAATTTCGTAGTCAAGACGATCGCCAACGCAGGTGCGCTGGCCGTAGCCATCTGGCTGCTCAACGACATCACGCTCACCGGCGACGACACCTGGAACAAGGTGCTCACGCTGATAGTGGTCGCCCTTCTCTTCGGGCTGGTGAACTTCGTCGTCAAGCCGGTGGTGAAGCTGCTGACGCTCCCGCTGTTCATCCTGACGCTGGGGTTGATCACTCTGGTGGTCAACGCCCTGATGCTGATGCTCACCTCGTGGCTGGCCGACCTGTTCAATCTGAGCTTCCATGTCGACGGCTTCTGGACCGCCGTCGTCGGTGGCCTGATCATCTCCGTCGTCTCCTGGGCACTGAACGTCGTACTCCCCGACGAGGACTGA
- a CDS encoding cupin domain-containing protein — protein sequence MKAFRLDELEAERAANDGAYLQFVRERNMSVGLYALDAGQLDPQQPHAQDEVYFVVSGRAAITVGMETTQVGRGSVVYVPAGVAHKFHHITEDLRVMVVFSPPES from the coding sequence ATGAAGGCATTCAGGCTGGACGAACTGGAGGCGGAGCGGGCCGCCAACGACGGTGCCTATCTCCAGTTCGTGCGGGAACGCAACATGTCCGTCGGCCTGTACGCCCTGGACGCCGGCCAGCTCGACCCGCAGCAGCCGCACGCCCAGGACGAGGTCTACTTCGTCGTGAGCGGCCGTGCGGCGATCACGGTCGGCATGGAGACGACCCAGGTGGGCAGGGGCAGCGTCGTGTACGTACCGGCCGGAGTGGCCCACAAGTTCCACCACATCACCGAGGACCTGCGGGTGATGGTCGTCTTCTCTCCGCCGGAGAGCTGA
- a CDS encoding DUF5326 family protein: MQEIFAGMPWWVKWVAVPVIAIVVFGSLIASVVGFVIGLLFKVLVFAVLVGGLVFVVRKFLSSSSSGRDW; encoded by the coding sequence GTGCAGGAGATATTCGCGGGGATGCCCTGGTGGGTGAAGTGGGTCGCGGTGCCCGTCATCGCGATCGTCGTGTTCGGCAGCCTGATCGCCAGCGTGGTGGGCTTCGTCATCGGCCTGCTGTTCAAGGTGCTGGTCTTCGCCGTTCTGGTCGGTGGTCTGGTCTTCGTCGTACGGAAGTTCCTGTCCTCGTCCTCCTCGGGTCGTGACTGGTAG
- a CDS encoding IclR family transcriptional regulator: protein MTTATNTAAVPTLIGSVQRALRLLEAVGTHRDGAPAKQLAREAGLQLPTAYHLLRTLTHEGYLRRENGVFLFGEAAERLMDGGAVQNRRTVMADSLERWRGTIGVPVYCAVYREGEIELVAVADTPSNPAVDEWASFAETGHAHAIGQCLLRQLDEAARGDHLDRHPVRPLTRHSVRDRQALLDRLRSTERIEPVIERQEYALGTICAAIPITVGTTIATMAISMPLDQQDRLLPAVEQLRNEVADLLRSLVFSISI from the coding sequence GTGACCACAGCAACGAATACCGCCGCTGTGCCGACCCTGATCGGCTCGGTTCAGCGGGCATTGAGACTGCTGGAGGCTGTGGGCACCCATCGCGACGGGGCGCCCGCCAAGCAACTCGCACGGGAAGCTGGGCTTCAGCTTCCGACCGCGTACCACCTGCTCCGCACCCTGACCCATGAGGGATATCTGCGCCGGGAGAACGGCGTCTTCCTCTTCGGGGAGGCCGCCGAGCGGCTGATGGACGGTGGTGCGGTGCAGAACCGACGCACCGTCATGGCCGATTCGCTGGAGCGATGGCGCGGCACCATCGGTGTGCCGGTGTACTGCGCCGTCTACCGCGAGGGTGAGATCGAACTCGTCGCGGTCGCGGACACTCCGTCCAATCCCGCCGTCGACGAATGGGCCTCGTTCGCCGAGACCGGCCATGCCCACGCGATCGGCCAGTGCCTGCTGAGGCAGCTCGACGAGGCTGCCCGCGGGGATCATCTCGACCGCCATCCGGTGCGGCCCCTGACTCGTCACTCTGTGCGAGATCGACAGGCGCTTCTTGATCGATTGCGATCGACCGAACGCATAGAGCCTGTCATCGAACGACAGGAATATGCCCTGGGAACGATCTGCGCGGCCATCCCGATCACTGTGGGTACCACCATCGCCACGATGGCCATTTCGATGCCCCTTGATCAGCAGGATCGGTTGCTCCCCGCAGTCGAGCAGCTACGGAATGAGGTTGCAGACCTCTTGCGCTCGCTCGTGTTCTCTATCAGTATCTGA